Sequence from the Patescibacteria group bacterium genome:
AACGATTTATTGCTTCGCATGAAGTCAAAAAAAGTCGATGTCAAATCTGGCGCATAAGTAATCATATTTGATTTCCGGGCAATAGTTCTAATGTCTTCCCTAACCTCGCGCCATGCTTGCCGCCTTATCAAACAGGCGGTTTTTTCGTATAATTAAATTATGATATACGAGTTTTGTCCAAAATGCGGCAAGAAATATTCCGAACAGCAATTAAATAAATTTGTTTGTTCTGATTGCGGTTTTATTTTATATTTAAATTCGAAACCAACATCGAGCGCTTTGATAATTGACGGAGACAAGGTCTTGCTTGGGAAGAGGTGTATTGAACCGGAAAAAGGAAAATGGGATGTGATTGGTGGATTTTTGGAATATGGCGAACACCCCGAGGCAGGTGCGCGCCGAGAAGCCAGAGAAGAAACAGGTTTTGATATCGAGATCGAAAAATTACTGGGAATATATATGGATATTTACGGGCCTGAAAAATATTCTACTTTGAACATCTGTTATATCGCCAAGATTGTTAGCGGTGAAGTGAAGCCGGGTGATGATATAGAGGAATTAAAATGGTTTTCTGCGAGCGAACTTCCAGAAGTAGCTTTTCAAAACGGCAAAGACATGCT
This genomic interval carries:
- a CDS encoding NUDIX hydrolase; its protein translation is MIIDGDKVLLGKRCIEPEKGKWDVIGGFLEYGEHPEAGARREAREETGFDIEIEKLLGIYMDIYGPEKYSTLNICYIAKIVSGEVKPGDDIEELKWFSASELPEVAFQNGKDMLRDWLRVMA